A region of Novipirellula aureliae DNA encodes the following proteins:
- a CDS encoding transposase: MVRLARSEVFDPHEVVIAHLYNRTCRRCFLMGNDQVSGKNFDHRKIWIEKYLQQFAEFFSVDLLAFAILDNHIHLILRSRPDLVATWSDREVARRWLMLCPHRRKSDGSPLPPSEPELKSIAGCPIKCQEIRERLSSFSWWMRLLCQRVAMRANREEQESGRFFQDRYRATRLTDEASLLACAAYVDLNLIRAAMAETLEQSEHTSVQKRIKAMKSESPSEDKPDAFLAPLSIDEQLDPVGPCASDSGKRCSDKGFLPISLVDYLKLLDWTARQVAPGKRGVTPSAAPPILVRLGLEQATWCELVKDFGKLFCSIAGRPESVDSMRCHRTHRRYHLRRRARELLTLPD, encoded by the coding sequence ATGGTTCGGTTGGCACGTAGCGAGGTGTTTGATCCGCATGAGGTCGTTATCGCCCATCTCTACAATCGGACCTGCCGACGCTGTTTCCTGATGGGAAATGACCAAGTGTCCGGCAAAAACTTCGACCACCGGAAAATCTGGATCGAAAAGTATCTGCAACAGTTTGCGGAATTTTTCTCAGTAGATTTGCTAGCATTTGCAATACTAGACAACCACATCCACTTGATCCTAAGATCGCGGCCCGATCTGGTGGCGACCTGGAGCGATAGGGAGGTGGCTCGGCGCTGGTTGATGCTCTGTCCACACCGCCGGAAATCCGACGGGTCGCCTTTGCCGCCAAGCGAGCCAGAACTCAAATCGATCGCTGGTTGTCCAATCAAATGCCAAGAAATCCGCGAGCGGCTGAGCAGTTTCAGTTGGTGGATGCGGCTGTTGTGCCAACGCGTTGCGATGCGAGCGAATCGCGAGGAACAGGAGTCGGGCCGGTTCTTCCAAGATCGCTACCGTGCAACTCGATTGACGGACGAAGCATCCCTGTTGGCCTGTGCCGCTTACGTGGATTTGAACCTGATTCGTGCCGCGATGGCGGAAACGCTGGAGCAGAGCGAGCATACGTCGGTGCAAAAACGAATCAAGGCGATGAAAAGTGAGTCACCAAGCGAAGACAAGCCGGATGCTTTCTTGGCACCTCTGTCGATCGATGAGCAGCTTGATCCCGTAGGTCCCTGTGCTAGCGACAGCGGCAAGCGTTGTAGTGATAAAGGCTTCTTACCGATTTCGCTCGTGGATTACTTGAAGCTACTCGATTGGACAGCTCGGCAAGTGGCGCCGGGCAAACGCGGTGTGACGCCTTCGGCTGCACCACCGATTTTGGTTCGGTTGGGACTCGAGCAAGCGACTTGGTGCGAACTGGTGAAGGACTTTGGGAAATTGTTCTGCAGCATTGCTGGACGCCCCGAGAGTGTCGATTCGATGCGTTGTCACCGCACGCACCGCCGCTACCATCTCCGCCGCCGCGCCCGCGAGCTATTGACGCTCCCGGACTGA
- a CDS encoding DUF4303 domain-containing protein, translating into MKSLVYSELEELCSVFRDALASHLSDLNANSQSCGHAILIGEDIHQLNAIAVTNTEDDITALDDPSFADQYRYMPDEWQHWHQKAFSGFNDALDAVYGLFRERHPEREDDYSYSKEEQAYIIDVCCMYLGAAMDCAKEGEYGNISYRCIWISDCNYPIIAESIRRLNDPSVAKNALKLFGE; encoded by the coding sequence ATGAAGTCGTTAGTCTATTCTGAACTCGAAGAGCTTTGTTCGGTTTTTCGTGACGCTCTGGCTTCGCACCTGAGTGATCTCAACGCCAACTCGCAATCCTGCGGCCATGCAATATTGATTGGCGAGGACATCCACCAACTCAACGCAATCGCTGTCACGAACACTGAAGATGACATCACGGCATTGGATGACCCGTCTTTCGCTGACCAATACCGGTACATGCCCGACGAATGGCAGCATTGGCATCAGAAGGCATTCTCGGGCTTCAACGACGCTCTTGACGCTGTCTATGGCCTATTTCGCGAACGTCACCCTGAACGGGAAGACGATTACTCGTACAGCAAGGAAGAGCAGGCCTACATCATAGATGTCTGCTGCATGTATCTCGGTGCCGCGATGGACTGCGCGAAGGAAGGCGAATACGGTAACATTTCGTATCGCTGCATCTGGATTTCGGATTGCAATTACCCTATCATCGCAGAGTCGATACGACGACTTAATGACCCTAGTGTCGCAAAGAACGCCCTCAAATTGTTCGGCGAATAG
- a CDS encoding TlpA family protein disulfide reductase, with protein sequence MSTSTYNTIAALLAIGVLIAFVVMVISLIAMIVRWKTPKRRGHGVRLLVSLIAIPCLIGIQQGILWLVFLPALGREQMAEINAARAEKLAETSVVQVGDTAPPFTLTTVNGDEFSLPDHGSVILINFFATWCGPCQIELPHLEQIWTANRNNTRFRILVIGREETMEAVRDYRKKNDFSFPIAADPDRSVYSLFANETIPRTLVVSPDGQIIYSKAGFMEEDLGELNAVLEKQLANLR encoded by the coding sequence ATGAGCACGTCTACTTACAACACGATCGCCGCCTTGCTAGCAATTGGAGTTCTGATTGCCTTTGTCGTGATGGTCATCTCGTTGATCGCCATGATCGTGCGGTGGAAAACGCCGAAACGCCGTGGGCACGGGGTTCGATTGTTGGTCTCGCTCATTGCGATTCCGTGTTTGATTGGAATACAACAGGGCATACTCTGGTTGGTTTTCCTGCCGGCGCTTGGCCGTGAGCAAATGGCGGAGATCAACGCAGCCCGTGCTGAAAAGCTCGCCGAGACGTCCGTTGTACAGGTAGGCGACACTGCTCCACCCTTCACTCTGACAACCGTCAATGGAGATGAATTCTCGCTTCCGGATCATGGCAGTGTCATTCTGATAAATTTCTTTGCGACATGGTGCGGACCTTGCCAGATCGAGCTTCCTCATCTCGAGCAAATCTGGACAGCAAATAGAAACAATACACGCTTTCGAATATTGGTAATCGGTCGCGAGGAAACGATGGAAGCGGTCCGGGATTATCGCAAAAAGAACGACTTTTCGTTTCCGATTGCTGCCGACCCCGATCGTTCCGTCTATTCGCTCTTCGCAAATGAAACGATTCCGCGCACACTGGTCGTTTCGCCCGATGGACAAATTATTTACTCAAAGGCTGGCTTCATGGAAGAAGACCTTGGCGAGCTGAATGCGGTTCTTGAAAAGCAACTCGCCAATCTCAGATAG
- a CDS encoding oxaloacetate decarboxylase subunit alpha, with protein sequence MPSVNLIDTSLRDGHQSLLATRMSTEQCMRVLPMLVDSGYDILELWGGATLDSCLRFTGDDPFERLEAFRETCDSSGRKIQIRSLCRGQNLFGYNPYPDNLVYEFIKEACRTGNDRVRIFDALNDHRNLITAIMSTKTFNGHAEAALSYTTSPVHDQAHFVNFAKRCVDAGADSLAIKDMAGLLHPADAWTLIGALKESFPGVEITLHSHDTNGLAIASYVVGLMAGVSNLDTAYGPMAGATSQPPAELIRYFADALGVELNVNFDRASEIDNELRQIRTELKEVDKNADSFGNPWPSEPTDAMKAAINEAIELLGSKDHDQCTKACDVIEEKIMVPHGYPEIDKSQLESQIPGGMLSNLYNQLKDQGKLELMPKVQEEIPRVRAAAGYLPLVTPTSQIVGTQAVFNVMKDNPYELVSEPFRDVIMGKYGKLPGRPDPEVVKKCSRGQAVYKGRPADLVDDLDLEKVYQENGNLLKSHRDLLLLLLFQMPAKQFLQKREAESA encoded by the coding sequence ATGCCCTCTGTCAACCTGATCGACACTTCACTTCGCGACGGCCACCAATCCCTGTTGGCGACGCGAATGAGTACCGAACAATGCATGCGAGTTCTGCCGATGCTAGTCGACTCGGGGTACGACATATTGGAATTGTGGGGCGGAGCAACCCTCGATTCATGCCTTCGTTTTACAGGAGATGATCCCTTCGAAAGGCTTGAAGCGTTTCGTGAAACCTGCGACTCGAGTGGCAGGAAAATCCAAATTCGCTCGTTGTGCCGGGGGCAAAACCTGTTTGGGTACAACCCCTACCCAGACAATTTGGTTTACGAATTCATAAAAGAGGCGTGCCGAACAGGAAATGATCGAGTCCGTATCTTTGATGCCCTCAACGACCATCGCAACCTGATCACTGCGATCATGTCGACCAAAACATTCAACGGGCACGCGGAGGCCGCCCTTAGCTACACAACCAGCCCCGTGCATGACCAAGCGCACTTCGTCAACTTTGCAAAGCGTTGCGTCGACGCAGGTGCTGATTCCTTGGCAATCAAAGATATGGCAGGATTGCTGCACCCAGCTGATGCTTGGACGCTAATAGGAGCTCTGAAAGAAAGTTTTCCTGGCGTTGAAATTACGCTTCATAGCCACGATACCAATGGATTGGCGATTGCCAGCTACGTCGTTGGTTTGATGGCGGGAGTTAGTAACTTAGATACCGCCTATGGACCCATGGCGGGTGCCACCAGTCAACCGCCAGCCGAATTGATTCGCTACTTCGCCGATGCCTTGGGCGTTGAACTAAACGTCAACTTCGACCGCGCCAGTGAAATCGATAACGAACTGCGGCAGATTCGTACCGAACTGAAAGAGGTCGACAAAAACGCGGATTCCTTCGGCAACCCATGGCCGTCCGAACCTACCGACGCAATGAAAGCGGCAATTAACGAAGCAATCGAACTACTCGGCAGCAAGGATCATGATCAATGCACAAAAGCGTGCGATGTGATTGAAGAAAAAATCATGGTCCCACACGGCTATCCAGAAATCGACAAGAGCCAACTTGAGTCGCAAATCCCAGGTGGGATGCTGAGCAATTTGTATAACCAGTTGAAAGACCAAGGTAAGCTCGAATTGATGCCCAAGGTCCAAGAGGAGATCCCTCGCGTGCGTGCAGCCGCAGGCTACCTACCCCTGGTTACCCCCACCAGTCAAATTGTTGGGACTCAGGCCGTTTTTAATGTCATGAAGGACAATCCTTATGAATTGGTGAGTGAACCTTTTCGTGATGTCATAATGGGTAAGTACGGAAAATTACCAGGCCGCCCTGACCCGGAAGTCGTCAAGAAGTGCTCGCGAGGCCAAGCGGTTTACAAGGGACGCCCCGCCGACCTCGTCGACGACCTCGACTTGGAAAAGGTCTACCAGGAAAACGGTAATCTCCTCAAATCACATCGCGACTTGCTCTTACTGCTACTGTTCCAAATGCCTGCGAAGCAATTCCTGCAGAAGCGGGAAGCGGAGTCAGCCTGA
- a CDS encoding DUF1559 domain-containing protein — protein sequence MRNSMSNINSASKRRPNSNPNSTRLAFTLVELLVVIAIIGVLVGLLLPAVQAARDSARRMSCSNQMHQMGLGISNYHSAFNELPLAWWFETPPDAFNGKPWSVALLPFIEQQSLYERYDHSTLAMDQTSADNVELIGHTIATYQCPSSPGAPESRRYMFDARPIGLPFTATSIAASDYCPTTGVKGVYATYAYGPIMHNDRTGAMQVKSEMFGGNQKGTFAGILDGLSHTLLIGERTGGPDVYNAGRLDPVATTFLRGTEGGGWGDPINGEHWLQGSLRTGATWPPQGGPCAINCTNARGFGFHSFHAGGSHFLFADGAVRFFTPSVSPIVLAALITRRGREVIEEH from the coding sequence ATGAGAAATTCAATGTCGAATATCAATAGTGCCTCGAAGCGACGACCGAATTCCAATCCTAACTCAACCCGCTTAGCATTTACGTTGGTCGAATTGTTAGTGGTCATCGCGATCATTGGCGTGTTGGTGGGCTTGCTATTGCCAGCCGTTCAAGCCGCGCGAGATTCAGCTCGTCGCATGAGTTGCAGCAACCAGATGCACCAAATGGGTCTGGGGATTTCAAATTACCATTCTGCCTTCAACGAACTGCCTTTGGCGTGGTGGTTCGAAACGCCACCCGATGCTTTCAATGGGAAACCATGGAGCGTTGCGCTATTGCCATTCATCGAACAACAATCGTTGTACGAACGCTACGACCATAGCACTTTGGCGATGGATCAAACCAGTGCTGATAATGTGGAACTCATCGGCCACACGATCGCTACCTATCAATGCCCCTCATCGCCGGGGGCACCCGAAAGCAGACGCTACATGTTTGATGCGAGGCCGATCGGATTGCCGTTTACCGCGACCTCGATTGCGGCAAGCGACTACTGCCCGACGACGGGCGTCAAAGGAGTCTATGCGACCTACGCGTATGGTCCAATCATGCACAACGATCGAACAGGAGCCATGCAGGTCAAAAGTGAGATGTTTGGCGGCAACCAAAAAGGGACCTTCGCGGGGATTCTCGATGGATTGTCGCACACGCTATTGATCGGTGAACGAACGGGCGGCCCCGATGTCTATAACGCAGGCCGCCTCGACCCTGTCGCAACCACATTTTTGAGAGGAACCGAAGGGGGCGGTTGGGGAGATCCGATCAACGGTGAGCATTGGTTGCAAGGATCGCTGCGAACGGGTGCGACTTGGCCGCCGCAAGGAGGCCCTTGTGCGATCAACTGTACGAATGCGAGAGGTTTTGGATTCCACAGTTTTCACGCTGGAGGCTCACACTTCTTGTTTGCCGATGGGGCGGTGCGTTTCTTTACGCCAAGTGTGTCCCCGATCGTGTTGGCAGCACTTATCACCCGAAGAGGCCGCGAGGTGATCGAGGAACATTAG
- a CDS encoding protein kinase domain-containing protein: protein MSDDYNASKHELRPGGSFLLPVDDCSASVTLKSTHRNNQRTHIESTRFAAPAFEPVADRCIDQFRLIRELGCGGFGRVWLALDERLGRQVAIKFPHQRLGLDSKGTRRFKREAKITAKLNHPNLIPILDAVLDANKAYIVSEYCPGPTLSQWSRGRGYFMEAAHAICIVSQIAKGLQAAHHLGLIHRDIKPSNIIISDPESEYPTARLIDFGMARWMSDVSDFTDTQSGTLVGSVPYMSPEQAAGRINDHGPHSDVYSLGVVLYELLTGVSPFSASCQVQSLHRVLNHQPPSAASLRPQLTKDLSAVCQRCLEKEPRRRYRDAGELLNELERVRRKQPTIARPVGCVGRTLRWSQRNPFVAGLGLLATIAMIFGCVSLTLYAVTQGRYARTSELQAARLRSVLGEAELARQRRRQTSYETDVSLAFLMFNSGRYADARRLLDRQIPAAPHTDPLADLRRLEWALLDRQVRTRYERWGRHDGPAREITVLADRERAASIGDDGAIRFWDIQNGCCVSRLDQFDDQASAIASMPDGRLAVPGPLWPFGSRSTILIDAQSGATTHALHMHPTTIETIRVSKDGKIIASGCRYDGIKVWSTEKKRAVYVPTVHRCESFGLTPDGRYLITGNLNTQTLAVYDTDSGNVVDKADLPNIVPIVQCANSHNWAAYTIRNRKGFGLVGIERAVSESSRAQSSRAQSSRNKSEKLVMSDWIDTDCEPIAFAFSPQDECMAVADSRVGIRWYRLQENQDSPLSCVHSTGAVAVSQSRLTNVAFLNSDDVVTTSLDGSVERFSPGLSQRMPRGQDYFDIFPQPPSIVGGVLLNECQSEVFVLGTDRNLWHAKFPSNSTRHASSSMTTKLGYRSVWKSDAPLATAAISPDDSTLAIVDRDERLHWLSDWRTGTPKVQVLQLPVCGGDSQFDMCEFSASGRYLGMAGSSDHTLVFDQLRSHLEPIIVRTPSSKVKCIAFSRDERYFASAGGHGIEIVDLESNEPLYWNEKLGMPLCLEFTPDGNTLAVGWEDGSVSLLTLSNREHQFLYNPMIPQHYEPGRPVKIEFVNSDRMLMISDNGLIQFWDCNTRLAIGCLPLSDQPSSECNQVSIRDHGNRVVFAGQQDGHSFILRWSLSDEKFNVEYQ, encoded by the coding sequence ATGAGTGATGACTACAACGCATCCAAACATGAATTGCGGCCGGGGGGTTCGTTCCTACTGCCCGTCGACGATTGTTCTGCGTCGGTCACTTTGAAATCGACACATCGGAACAACCAGAGAACGCACATCGAGTCGACTCGCTTTGCAGCTCCTGCTTTCGAGCCGGTTGCCGATCGTTGCATTGATCAATTCCGATTGATTCGCGAACTCGGATGCGGGGGATTTGGACGCGTATGGTTGGCGCTTGATGAACGGCTTGGGCGACAAGTTGCGATTAAGTTTCCTCATCAACGATTGGGGCTCGATTCCAAAGGTACGCGTCGATTCAAGCGAGAAGCGAAAATCACTGCGAAGTTGAATCATCCCAATTTGATTCCCATTCTCGACGCGGTGTTAGATGCCAATAAAGCCTACATCGTCAGTGAGTATTGCCCTGGCCCGACGTTATCTCAGTGGTCTCGAGGACGCGGTTATTTTATGGAAGCGGCACACGCGATCTGCATTGTGTCACAAATTGCCAAGGGGCTTCAAGCGGCTCACCATCTAGGTCTGATCCATCGTGACATCAAACCATCGAACATCATCATCAGCGATCCTGAAAGCGAGTACCCAACAGCCCGACTCATCGATTTTGGAATGGCGCGTTGGATGAGCGACGTCAGCGACTTTACGGACACCCAAAGCGGTACGTTAGTTGGTAGCGTTCCCTACATGTCACCTGAACAAGCAGCAGGGCGAATCAACGACCATGGCCCGCATTCCGATGTCTATTCGTTAGGGGTTGTTTTGTATGAACTCCTAACCGGCGTCTCTCCCTTTTCGGCTTCCTGCCAGGTGCAATCCTTGCATCGAGTTCTCAATCATCAACCACCATCGGCCGCAAGTTTACGCCCTCAGTTGACGAAAGATCTCAGTGCCGTTTGCCAACGGTGCTTAGAAAAAGAACCACGCCGTCGGTATCGAGACGCAGGTGAATTGTTGAATGAGCTTGAGCGTGTGCGACGGAAGCAACCAACCATTGCGCGGCCTGTGGGGTGTGTGGGGCGGACCCTTCGGTGGAGTCAGCGGAATCCGTTTGTTGCGGGTCTAGGTTTGCTTGCCACCATCGCGATGATTTTCGGCTGTGTTAGCTTGACACTCTATGCCGTCACTCAAGGGCGTTATGCACGTACGAGTGAACTGCAAGCGGCGCGTCTGCGATCCGTTCTCGGTGAAGCGGAATTAGCACGACAACGCCGGAGGCAAACAAGTTACGAAACCGATGTTTCCCTTGCATTCTTGATGTTTAACTCGGGTCGCTATGCGGACGCCCGACGCTTGCTCGACCGCCAAATCCCAGCCGCCCCGCACACGGATCCACTAGCGGACCTCCGACGTTTAGAGTGGGCACTCCTCGATAGGCAAGTCCGAACTCGCTACGAACGCTGGGGACGACACGATGGACCCGCCCGCGAAATTACGGTATTAGCGGACCGTGAACGGGCGGCCAGTATCGGAGACGACGGAGCGATTCGCTTCTGGGATATCCAAAATGGCTGCTGTGTTTCCCGGCTTGACCAATTTGATGACCAAGCTTCCGCTATCGCTTCGATGCCCGATGGACGATTGGCTGTCCCCGGACCGCTGTGGCCGTTCGGATCCCGAAGCACGATTTTGATCGATGCTCAATCGGGTGCCACCACCCATGCCTTGCACATGCATCCGACAACGATCGAAACGATACGTGTCAGCAAGGATGGAAAAATCATCGCATCGGGGTGCCGATATGACGGCATCAAGGTTTGGTCCACCGAGAAAAAACGAGCTGTCTACGTTCCGACGGTCCATCGCTGCGAAAGCTTTGGCTTGACCCCAGACGGTCGCTACCTGATCACCGGGAATTTGAACACCCAAACATTGGCCGTCTACGACACGGATTCAGGCAATGTCGTTGATAAAGCAGACCTGCCAAATATCGTCCCGATCGTTCAATGTGCCAATTCACACAACTGGGCTGCCTACACCATCCGAAATCGCAAGGGTTTCGGACTGGTCGGTATAGAGCGGGCGGTAAGCGAGTCCAGCAGAGCACAGTCAAGCAGAGCACAGTCCAGCAGAAACAAGTCAGAAAAGCTAGTCATGTCCGACTGGATCGATACCGACTGCGAGCCGATTGCATTTGCGTTTTCACCGCAAGATGAATGCATGGCGGTCGCCGATTCTCGTGTTGGCATACGGTGGTATCGCTTGCAAGAGAACCAAGACTCGCCTCTCTCGTGTGTTCATTCAACGGGGGCCGTTGCCGTTTCGCAAAGCCGGTTAACGAATGTCGCATTCTTGAACAGCGATGATGTTGTAACAACGTCTCTTGACGGATCGGTCGAACGATTTTCGCCAGGCCTTTCGCAGAGGATGCCGCGAGGACAAGACTACTTTGACATCTTTCCGCAACCACCGTCCATTGTCGGCGGAGTACTCTTGAATGAGTGCCAAAGCGAGGTGTTCGTGCTAGGGACCGACCGGAACTTATGGCATGCAAAATTCCCCTCCAATTCGACGCGACATGCATCTTCGTCAATGACAACTAAACTCGGCTACCGGTCGGTTTGGAAAAGCGATGCGCCACTGGCTACCGCAGCGATTTCCCCCGACGACTCCACCCTTGCCATCGTCGACCGGGACGAACGATTGCACTGGCTATCCGATTGGCGAACCGGAACTCCCAAGGTCCAAGTACTGCAATTGCCTGTCTGCGGTGGGGATTCCCAATTTGATATGTGTGAGTTCTCTGCTTCAGGTCGCTATCTGGGAATGGCAGGCTCCTCCGATCACACGCTTGTCTTCGATCAGTTGCGTTCGCATTTGGAACCGATAATTGTGCGAACGCCAAGTTCAAAGGTAAAGTGCATTGCATTTTCTAGGGATGAACGCTACTTCGCATCAGCAGGTGGGCACGGGATTGAGATCGTCGATCTTGAATCAAACGAGCCATTGTATTGGAACGAAAAACTGGGGATGCCCCTTTGTCTAGAATTCACCCCCGATGGCAATACGTTGGCCGTCGGATGGGAAGACGGGTCCGTCTCGCTGCTGACATTAAGTAATCGCGAACATCAATTTCTTTACAATCCGATGATACCGCAGCACTACGAGCCCGGACGTCCAGTCAAAATTGAGTTTGTCAATTCCGATCGAATGCTGATGATTAGCGATAATGGATTGATCCAGTTTTGGGATTGCAATACCCGTCTCGCGATTGGATGCCTTCCACTTTCGGACCAACCGAGTAGCGAATGCAATCAGGTTAGCATTCGCGACCATGGCAACCGAGTTGTTTTTGCGGGTCAACAGGATGGCCATTCGTTTATTCTTCGATGGTCCCTTTCCGATGAGAAATTCAATGTCGAATATCAATAG
- a CDS encoding DUF1559 domain-containing protein, with protein sequence MNRNPSVRRAFTLVELLVVIAIIGVLVGLLLPAVQAAREAARRMSCSNNFKQIGLAIHNYHSAYSQLPVQGGGTGLAVGATAAWEDTALGNNQRLSMLVGLLPFFEQQALWEQISNPQVNNGFPAMGPTPENTNYGPWGANIPALRCPSDPGDGLPALGRTNIAASLGDSIVRSWLGTKNELLVRTTTDAQQARAACRGFFTPRETSRFRDILDGLANTICVGEIATDLGDNSVSTRSVEVADETVYLNPSACLPNADPTRPRFWGVTPQGGSGFARGFRWADSGPMYTGVMTILPPNSELCNGDSSTLGAPDQAKEVVATASSRHQGGCHILMGDGAVKFITDSIEAGTSRTADSTTSAMVRTGGTLTSAPGSRSPYGLWGSLGTRASKETISEEF encoded by the coding sequence ATGAATAGAAATCCGTCTGTACGTCGAGCTTTCACCCTTGTTGAGTTACTCGTCGTGATCGCCATTATCGGTGTATTGGTGGGCTTGCTTTTGCCAGCCGTCCAAGCGGCACGCGAGGCTGCCCGCCGAATGAGTTGCAGTAACAATTTCAAGCAAATTGGGCTGGCGATCCACAATTACCATTCCGCTTATAGCCAGCTTCCCGTTCAAGGTGGCGGTACTGGCTTAGCCGTCGGGGCAACCGCCGCTTGGGAAGATACCGCTCTTGGAAACAACCAACGTCTCAGCATGTTGGTTGGTTTGTTGCCGTTCTTCGAACAACAAGCGTTGTGGGAGCAAATCAGTAACCCTCAGGTCAACAACGGTTTTCCAGCGATGGGGCCAACCCCTGAAAACACCAACTATGGCCCTTGGGGAGCTAACATTCCGGCGCTGCGTTGCCCGAGCGATCCGGGGGATGGCTTGCCCGCTCTCGGGCGAACCAACATTGCCGCTTCGCTCGGCGATTCGATCGTTCGATCGTGGTTGGGAACAAAGAACGAGCTGCTTGTTAGGACGACGACGGATGCACAACAGGCTCGTGCAGCATGTCGCGGCTTTTTCACGCCTCGCGAAACCAGCCGTTTTCGCGATATTCTTGACGGTCTTGCCAACACGATTTGTGTCGGCGAAATCGCGACCGATCTTGGCGACAACAGCGTCTCAACGCGAAGTGTTGAAGTTGCCGATGAGACCGTGTATTTGAATCCGAGTGCTTGCCTTCCTAACGCAGATCCGACACGTCCTCGTTTTTGGGGTGTGACCCCCCAAGGTGGTTCGGGGTTTGCCCGCGGTTTCCGCTGGGCCGATTCCGGTCCAATGTATACGGGTGTGATGACAATCCTGCCACCTAATTCAGAACTCTGTAATGGTGATTCTTCCACGCTTGGGGCTCCCGACCAAGCGAAAGAAGTGGTCGCAACCGCAAGTAGTCGTCACCAGGGTGGATGCCATATCCTGATGGGTGACGGAGCGGTCAAGTTCATTACCGATTCGATCGAAGCGGGGACTTCTCGAACAGCCGACAGCACGACCAGCGCAATGGTGCGTACGGGTGGAACTTTGACTTCGGCTCCTGGTTCACGCAGCCCTTACGGGTTGTGGGGTTCGCTAGGAACGAGAGCATCGAAAGAAACGATCAGCGAAGAATTCTAG
- the rpsD gene encoding 30S ribosomal protein S4, whose translation MARYTGPKARINRRLGTLIYETAGAARALDRRPTPPGMHVRGRRPSNYGLALMEKQKIKHYYGLGERQLRRYFDAVGRKQGNTAELLLLMCERRLDNVVRRAGFTKTRPQARQGIAHGHFRVNGVKVTKPSFLLRAGDIVEVRGRENLKNLYRGVIANASPDSLDWVTFDSENLKATVLGLPAPSDISLPVDGNSVVEFLSR comes from the coding sequence ATGGCCCGTTATACTGGACCGAAAGCTCGCATTAACCGCCGTTTAGGGACTTTGATTTACGAGACGGCGGGTGCGGCGCGAGCGCTTGACCGTCGCCCGACACCACCCGGAATGCACGTCCGTGGTCGTCGCCCAAGTAATTACGGGTTGGCGTTGATGGAGAAGCAAAAAATCAAGCACTATTACGGCTTGGGGGAACGACAACTACGCCGTTACTTTGACGCGGTTGGCCGCAAGCAAGGTAATACCGCAGAGCTACTTCTTTTGATGTGTGAGCGTCGTTTGGACAATGTGGTTCGCCGTGCAGGGTTTACGAAAACTCGCCCGCAAGCTCGTCAAGGCATCGCGCACGGTCATTTCCGCGTCAATGGCGTGAAAGTCACGAAGCCAAGTTTTCTTCTTCGGGCTGGCGACATCGTCGAAGTTCGCGGACGCGAAAATTTGAAAAATTTGTATCGCGGCGTGATTGCCAATGCCTCCCCCGATTCGCTCGACTGGGTCACCTTTGACAGCGAAAACTTGAAGGCAACCGTTTTGGGGCTGCCCGCTCCGAGCGACATCAGTTTGCCAGTCGACGGAAACAGCGTTGTCGAATTCTTGTCTCGCTAA